In the genome of Anguilla anguilla isolate fAngAng1 chromosome 15, fAngAng1.pri, whole genome shotgun sequence, the window TGTTATCACCCGGCAGATAGCCGAGTGACAGCGAAGGCTTTCAATACAATGGCAACGTAAAAGACTTTCGAGGTAAagttgtcatttgtttttagaGGCAAGGACGTGACTAAATCTAAATTTCAAATACGTTCTGCTTTCGTGGATCTTGTGTGTTCTCTGTACGTCCAGTTTACCAGCAGTAGGCCTACAGTCACGCGCAGAATGTTAACATACCGTTAACCGGGTAACCTCGGACATTCTTATTCTTATGTAGACTACATTGGACCTTCCCCGTTTCGCCGTTACCGGTGCCCATGTTCCACGCCAAGTCCTGCTGATAGCGTTGTTTTTTGGCCAGGAGACGGAGCAGGATCTaagagcaggcaggcaggtggtGTTCAGTAGCCTAATAAATCTGTAGCAAACACTAAAGGGCAGATTTCCCGCAGAGAGAATGGCTTTTTCTGCCAGAATAAAAAGAGGTTTTTTGTTTCTATAGCGATTACGGCAATGACCCCGACAGCCGAACTGTTCTAGAATCCAATCTTATATCGAATACATTACGGTTTCGACTGAGGCGCAAAGACAGGCgcgatcatcatcatcatcatcaatgaCCACTGCTGCACTCTCAAAATAGACGTGTTAAGACCAACAAGGTCtgtttcttaaataaaaaagtctCCCTCTGTAACGcaaaaattgtatatttgtaacacaaaagtacctttgacacaaaatgtgttgaaagtaacacaaaagtagcgACACAAAAAACGCGTTGAATATTAACACGTCCTTTTTGAGTGTGCGCTCAGTGCGTAGCTGCATATTAAGTGTGTAGCATGCGGGCTGTGTTAAATACGCGAAGCATAGACACCGCGTACGAAACTGGACTTTAACGTAACACAAACTGCACTTGTGTCTTTTAAAGACTGCGGCTTTGGTCTGAACAGTGAACGGAGGAACTCTGTGCGGAACTCTCTCAAAGcagatgcattaaaaacaaaacaaggcacgtcatttaaaaaaaaaaaaaaaacacacacctccacgtctagttaaggacaacacattttgtgttactttcaacacagtctgtgttaaaaagtCTTCTTTTGTAACACATAAATGTTATATCTGTGACACATAAGTAGTAACTTTGacatgtgttgaaagtaacacaaaagtagttaCACAAAGAGTGTGTTGTGTATTAACACATCCATTTTGAGAGTGTATACACGCTCATGGAAAAGCTATTAATTTGACCTGGATCTCTGGCCACCAAAACAAATGTAAGTGCGCAAACTCACTcacccacgcacacaaacatacacatgtacacagtacatgcatcccacaaacacatacacgagCACACAAAGCAACATTATACACCATGGGGaaacacaagcaaaataaaaagaatatacCATTTATAAATACATGTCTTAATAAtaccacagatttttttttttttctattttacatttttcctatAGATCATGTTTACAGGAATCACAAAGCACACCGTTTAAAGCTTCCCACCGATACCTCTGCCTGAACGGACAGACGCTGAAGTCGTGTTTAGGTCACCCGATAACACCTTTTACATATAATGAAAAGGCCACCTAACGTAACAAGAAACCGTGGCTAACAGAAGCACACCGCTGCAACCGAGGAAAAGAACAACAGCTACCAACTCCAGCAGTAAACAAGCAGAGCCCAGCAgccattgaaataaaaacatagtaCCAATATACATTCAGGACCAGTCTGCGTTCTGACATAGCGGTGCTGTTTGAAGAGAACAATGGTTTTTTGctcaaaaatatatgaaaatagggacaagttatttaaaaatgaaatacaaaaaaaaaaaagttaaaaacacataaatatagtaaaaacagttaaatataGGCAATGCCGTTGGCACATAGTTGGTCTTGTTCCCATAGTACAGTCTCTTCAGGGTCTGAGCAGTGGGGTATGCAGAGATCCGTATGGAAAAAGATATTAAAATTTACAAATATATCTCAGTGTGTCTCCATCCATATtacaaaaggcaaaaataatattgttttatgtaTGCCGGTTAAAAAAGGGGGCCCATATTTTGGTTGTTTTAGCTCTGTGAAATCCCTTGGAGACGGACTGATTGTAATTTAATTCTCCAGCGTTCGCCAGGGCTTCAGATTTCACTTTTGAAGTGAACAACGTCGGCAGTCCCATTAGAGTAACAGTGAAAACGGACAGTTACACAGCCAGGATGGAACATCACTTAAGGTGGCTAACGTAGAAATAATGGTAAATAGTACAATTCTTTACAATTCTTTACATACACAATAACTCTTGGTAACACTTTGCACAAAGTAGGTAATTTACATGCGAGTTACACTCTCTGATTTCTCTGTCTAAGCTATTTGTACACACACTTGTTACAAAGTGAATTGACCAGATTTACATGACTAATCTTCGTACAGTTATGGTTCTTACATTAATCCGAAACATTAATCTGTTCTGTAATCACTAAATGCATATAACAGTGTGTATGTACTTAAGTTATAGAGAAATCACTGGATTCACCCAACAGTGCTGTCACAGGTAAATCACGTAATGGCCAAAACTCCTTAAAAAccttcttttgtgtgtgtttttttgtttttcttttttgttgagGTATGTCAAATTGACAGATTAGCCTGTCATGGACATGACGATTCAGTACATCACCAGATGAAAACGATGTGGAAAAGCGTgcacttacaataaaaagtaaaattgaTACATGaaacgaaaataaaaaaaagacatgtaaAACCAGTGAACAGAAGGACACACTGGGACATTTGCTCACTTgtaggcagcagcagcagctgtagcGTCtggccaggagggggcgctgtgtggCTCACACCAGCGTCTCGGGCAGCGTGTCCGTGTTCTCTGACGATAAGAGTTGCCAGATCTGCCACCTCTCCCGCTGCCAGTCCTGCCATTCCGGGCTGCCAGGGCCCTTCCCGTCCACAGCGCTGGCGGGGGCGTGCAGGGACTctctgtcctgcagggggcgccggtGAGACGGCGGGGCAGGAGAGCTTGGCGGGTgcgcggaggggggcgggggggcggagagggCCGATCGCGAGGGTCCcgggtagggaggggggggcctgcCGTCGTTCCTCTGAGCAGGCTTGGGTTTGTAGGGCGGGGCGACGGAGAGGCCGGCCCGCTGTGGGAGGTCCTCCGAACtgctggatgctgattggccgTCGGAGCGGGACGGCAGCTCGTCCAGGCTCAGCTGGAGCGGCTGGCGCCCGGCCTCGTCCTGGGGGCTGCTGCTGGCGCGGGACACGGGGGGGTGTGGCCTGCACTCGGCCACGCCAGAGGAGGTCTGCGTCCGCCGCACTGGCTGCTTGCCGTTGCCTAGGTGACCAGGTAGCCCCTCCAAGGGGCTGGAGGAGCCGCAGTCGGACACGTTCCCGTGGGAGCCtggggagagacaggaagtgacacacgTCCTAAAACGTGGGATAACACgcacaatacaacacaacatgtgatttaaccctttgaacagTTTGGTtccttggaatgtttttttcacaattttcacacgtcagtgttctagaactccaccgctttcagttaccagcagtgattgtgacatcagcattagaatgttccattaagaacattctaatcacatatttgtgacctcacaccttacaGGGTTAAAAAGGAAAGCAGTGGCCAGTGGTGGCTGACAGGACACCGGGCTGCAATGGGGCTGTTGTACCTGTATGCAGCTGGTCCTTTAGTCCCGACTTCAGTGTCGCGTGCCACGCCCCCCAGATGTTTGTGTTCTCGTCCGCGTGGTCTAATGGAAACACAGCGCACGGGCGAATAACTGAGCGTGTTCTTCTGGAACTTTCTTTTCTCCCGTCATCGGGAATGGCCCCGGACAAGCCCGCGCATTCCAAAAGGCACACTTAAACCCCGCGTGTCAAATCGCATGAAACGTAATCGCCTGGATTAACTGCTTTTcgccaagtgttttttttttttttttttgacccgACGGCTGGACTGTTCAGGCGGAACTGAAGGTCTGAAAGAGCTCCGGTctcagacaggagagagagagagagagagagagtgagagagacgcACTGAAAACAGACACCTGGAACATCTGTCCAGACGTGGCCGTAAACATGCACATGACTTTGTCAGAAGTGTAGCTGATGAAACCGCTGACCGAGCGCAACGACGCAGAAAGATTTGGCGGAAATGGCAGGGGGGGCCGTTGGCGGGGGGCCACGGCGGGTTTCGGTGCGCAGGGCGTGCCAGAtattatatttactttttagCTGAACAGGAACTGCATTCTGAAACCGCGTCCAAAGACCGTCCCGGGGGAATTCTAGCCCTACAGGCTCGACACGGCCCCCTTCTCCTGAAAGGACGCAAACGCCCTGCTCCACTCAATGGACTCTCATTTCCCCCAGCCGAGCCTAATGAGCTCTTGCGAGGAAGGCCGGTGTAGTGTGTAACGGGTTAGAAGTTGGTCTGCTGAGGTCACAGGTTCAGTTCCCTGGATGAACACTTTAGCCATTGTTCACTTTAGCAAAGTACTTAACATGCACctcttcagcatatatccagctgtatgaatggatgcaatgtaaatgctgtgtaaaaaagttgtgtaagtcgctctggataagagcgtctgctaaatgcctgtaatgtaatgtaatgtaatgtaatttactcGTCGGTTAGCCTTTAAGGctacctgtgtgagagaggctcTTTAAAGTGTTTACGTTTGCAGGGCTGTGTTTTACCCCGGGCTTCCTAAAGTACACGCCAGCTTTATCGCTCCGTGGATCTATTTCGGGACAGGCCCGGGTCACTTTATCTCATGAgcccaaaaaacacattttttttttttttaacgagggaacacaaaatattttgcttcGACACAGCTGATAGAAGCAGCCCCACTAAAAGCAAACAATCAGGCTATTCCCATGGAGCTGCAATCCTATACTGTAAATTCAGATGCTGGCATACTGGGTACGTATATAAACATGTTCCCAGCACCCCCGGACCACAGGAGCCTCTGTGTCGtgagttttccttttttgtgtgtgttttttttttggtaaattcaAACTTAATGACACTGATAGTTATCACAGTCAGGTAAATCAGATGACCGAGCACTTAACTGTATAAATACACAAGCCGCCATGCAGGCTAATGAACTGCACTGTTGAGTTTACCACGGACGTCTTAGAAAACATTTCCCAGTGTGTTCAACACGCTCTGCGATGCATGAAAACAGCCAAACTAAAAATAAGCTATTTTCGACTTTTTAGTTTTGGTTGCGCAGTTCTTTAATTTAACCCATCTGGACTGAATCTCAATTAgaataaaatcttatttctgaGACTGCTGGTCTCTTCTGATGtaaataatattgttttcttttctttcttgctgAACTTGTCAAACTGTGTTTGAGAATAAGAAGACGACCATGGTATTCTTGGTGAAACGAAATAAAAGGCAAATTAACGTTAAGGGAATCCAGAGCAGTGTGATTTCGGCTCACAGTACCGGCCCCCACAGGGGAcgcgtttttgttttgttttgtcccccccccccccaggtctgctgtgattggccgtcGGCGCTCACCCTTGCCGGTCCACTGCGCGGGCGGGCTGTCCTTTGTCCGGCCTTTGACGTGGCCCACCAGCGTGTACTGCTCGGGGACCCGAAACAGCCGGTCCACCCGGGGGCTGCCCTCGCCCTGGTGCGGCTGCGGCAGCCGGTCCGACAGCACCGGCGAGTTGTTGTCGTACGGCGACACCTCCCCGCTGGACGCCTTGTTGGAGTCGCTGGACGAGTGTCGCTCGCCCAGCGCGAAGGGGGCCTCCGGCCTCATCAGGTCCGGGCTCCTGGGATGTcccggacagagagagagagagagagagagagagagggagagggagagagagagagagagagagagagagagagagagagagagagagactcagcgCGCTAAATTCACTCAGTGCGTTATCAGCAATCTAACCTTCTGCCACAAAACCTGCCAGTCACAACCGGGAATACCAGTTGGCTCCGGATTCTGGAGTCAAAGATGGCAAAGAtagaaaatgtgctttgtgcAAAAACCCCTCTGAGGCACTcaattttttatacattcttGTACGAACTCGATGTTACAAAACTCTGAGACTCACTGACTCAACGGTGGAAGTCTGCTGCTCTGCACTTCTCAAAATAACATTCCGGCGTTTCTCAGCAACCTGTGACCCCTCGtgcttcgttttttttttggttatttttttttttggagccatGTTCCGCACTCATGATCACTCGTAAATCGTGAATCAGAGGCACATTACCTTACGCAGTTCATAAGATCGTGACATGAGTTATTAGCGGAAAGTTTGCACAGTTACGGGCCCGAATGGCTGAGCGGAATGCGTCACTCGCAGAGGgctgccaccagggggcgatgAAGTGCTTCTGTCATAGCTACGGTGGGTGTTGCTCCCCATGCATGCCTGTTTGgttgagggagtgtgtgtgtgtgtgtgtgtgtgagtatgtgtgagtgtgagtgtgagtgtgagtgtgtgtgtgtgtgtgtgagtatgtgtgtgtgtgtgtgtgttcagagagagagagagtgtacacATTGGTGTGCAGAAGAGGACAGAGCCATACTCACGACCACTGCGAGGCCTTCCTCCGGAGCAGATAGTCCACCACGTCAGGGTCCGTCTCCAGCAGGCTCATGAGAACCTCGTTCTGCAGCTCAGGGGGGacctgcaggggaggggggcacaaaATACCAGCCGAGTCACAGCCGAGGCGGGGACCACAAAATAACTCCAGAGGCCAGAAAAACACCGCCACAGCTCTTTGCGGGACCACAAATCACCGGTCTCAGAACTGACAAGGGGCCACAAAACATCActgtcacagccaatcaggagcttCCAGGGACCCAAGACCTCCTTTTCTCACTCTATTCAATAAAGTAGCTATAAAACAATTCAACCAATAAAACTCAACTGGAGATAAACAGAGGCATTGTATGGCCCctgttaattaaatataatactttttaattttttttaaataattgagcACCAGAGAATGTTTTCAACGTCCAGCACGCCCCTAAAAGGAAATCTTTTGAAACACTAAAACTACtaactgaaaatgacaaaatgtggGCTACATGGTTTGTCATTTttgcaatattattattgttactgtaaaggagcgtgtgtgtgtgtgtgcgtgtgcgtgtctgtgtgcgtatgcgcgTGTGTAGCGCACAGCTGGAAATTGTAAGAACTCCACGGGGAAGGAAAGATCAGGACGAGGTCACGGAGTCCGATGACATCATCGGGAACAGGGGCAGAGCGGTCCAATCGGGACGTGACACTTCGCAGAACACACAATCCACAACACTGATCTCCCACAAAGATGTCGATACGTTTGAGGGAATAAGAAGTGAAACGATTActggtccggggggggggggggggggggggggagctcagaAAGCTTCCTGTCTCCGCCGCAGAGTTCCTCTTTTCACGAGCGGCTCCAGCCTGGCTTAGCGCTTAAAGCGCCTCTTTCTGCACCGTCCTCGCGTGACACCGCCATGTTTACATTCTATAAGACGGGGGCCATTGTCTCTTAAGCCCCGTTAACCTAAACAGCGAgtagccgccccccccccctttttcaaaGGCTAGCAGAAACAGACCCCGGCGCTGCGCCTGGGTTTCATCTGCGCGTACGCTCGAGGGAGGGAACGGTCGGTGTGTACTATAAACGTTTATAACGGTTGCACGACGAGAGTTTTGACCATTTTTAATTTGGCGTTTGTGAAATCTGAGCTCGGCAGAAAGCCAGGATTCGCTCAGGTGTTCACGGAGAAGAAAGCTAATGTCTAACAGAggttaaaaagaacaaatttaatACTGGGGACTGCACCCTTGTGAATGGATATGGAGGAGGCGGAAGGTGGCAGGGGTCTACTTTTATATGGTTAAAATACCAAGCATCCCATATTTCAAAGAACACTGCCAGATGGCAAGTTTTGAATAAGCAGTTTTAATAAATCAAATTCCTTTTCTATTGAATGTTGCAGCCTACAGCTCTGGGACTCTGTGTCATGCCCACCCACAGGAAGTAAGGGCCCCTGAGTCCTGCCCCCTCCACACTTCCTGTGGGTGTACCCCTGTGTTCGGCCCTCCTCCTGACTTCCTGTGGGTGTACCCCTGTGTTCGGCCCTCCTCCTGACTTCCTGTGGGTGTACCCCTGTGTCCTGCCCCttctcctcacttcctgtgggcGTGCCTCTGTCTCCTGCCCccacctcacttcctgtgggtgtacccctctgccctgccccttctcctcacttcctgtgggtGTACCCCTCTGTCCTGCCCCCCACCTGACTTCCTGTGGGTGTACCGCCGTGTCCTGGGCTCACGCTCACCAGGAAGAGGGCCTCGTAGGTGGAGATCATCCTCTGGACCACGGCGATGATGGCGGTGCTCTCCTCGGCTCTGGCCGAGCTCTGCACAGAGAACTCCTTGTCCGAGCTCTTCTGCTTGTGCAGGAGGTTGGGCCCAAATATGGTGGCCAGGTTCAGTGCCGTCATCTTGTTCCCGGTGATctatacgcacacacgcacacacagacacacaaacgtcAGCCCCACCTCGTGCTGAGCGGGTGAAATCGCGCTGGCGGGAAGGCCGTGCGGGTGGCGGGAAGGCCGGGCGGGTGGCGGGAAGGCCGTGCGGGTGGCGGGAAGGCTGTGCGGGTGACGGGGATGGGCGGAGAGGGGCCGAGGGTGGCGGTGTAATCCCGCGATCGCTGCCAGCCTCGCTGTACCGGAGCTCGCCGCGCAGGGCGGGGTTAGCGTTGGGTGGGGTTAGTGCAGGGCGGGGTTAGCGCTGGGCGGGGTTAGCTCTGGGCGGGGTTAGCGCTGGGCGGGGTTAACGCTGGGTGGGGTTAGCGCAGCTCAGTTACGCATCGTCATGCCATCCTCAGTAATCACAGGATAATGAGTTTTTaacgctgccccccccaccagaccccccccccctccccccgcggaCTCAGAAAGCAGCTCACAAAGCTCTGAGGAACGAGTTTTTAAAAGAGTGCGGAAACAGCGCCTGTGCTGTGCCTATTTAAATCAGCAGTTTGCATCAGAACGTGTCGTATGTTACGCTGATCCAGGAACAGTACGAGAGCAGCAGACGTCTGCAGTCACTCACAGCTGTGGGGTACTCTCATTCTCATTAATATAAGACACACTACACTATGTAGCACGTCATCACCACTTTTTACAACCAGGTTCTGCTCTGAAAGAGGACTGATTTTAGAATAACAGGGTTACTGGGCATTCGTGCCATtctttggcagacgctcttatccagagcgacttacacaactttcagcattttttgcatagcatctgtttacacagctggacacATGATGAAGCAACTcaagttaagtacctcgctcaagggtacaacagctaATAAATTTTTGATGTTATTACAGCACACTGAGAGCCATAATTGAGACGTTTATGCATGTGCCTTTTAATGTTTTCCAGTgctatcattttaattttattatgtgaTCTAGTACAATTAAATTTACCGAGATTGGGGAGGAGGCACCTATGTTTTTGGGAAAGGGGAGTGTGGAGAGGGGCTGTTTGTGTTAGATGTTTATAAATGTACCATGTACCtactcttttataaaaaaaactttcatgaacaaaaataatcagGTTCTGGTGGTACTTTTGTTATTGGGGTCCTTGTGGTCAAAATTCCCAATCTTACACTGCCACTGAACTATACTTGCCATCAGCAAAATGACCTGCTACTGAGTCTAGAATGTTCCAATTAACCTGAGTGAAGCCTTACTGGAATAAGTACTGGGCTGGACCATGTCATGTCTGCCAGGTTGACATTTATCTGTCTCGGGGGATGAATATGTGCCACTGTCTGACAAACTACGAAGTCCCACAGGGACCCATTTTGGGGCTGatcttttttgaattttttttattctaaaacaGAACAGCAGTAAATTCTAATCTGGCCGCGGAAGGGAAGCCGCACTTTTCACCTCCTGTCCGTCCCTGTCGTGCGCGTCGTCGGCGTGGGCGGCCACGGTGGACAGGAACTCCAGCAGGCGGTGCAGCGTGTCGCTGTTGCTCGGCGGCAGCAGGGAGATGAGCAGCTGAATGGAGGCCTGCTGCTCCTCGTGATCCAGCACTGGAGCGGAGGCACAGAGCACGGTCACCGCCACCGCCACACCGCCACACCGGATCACATTAGATCACAGTAGGTCACAGCAGATCAGACTAAATCACATTAGGCCACTTCAGATTGCATTAGGTGAAATTAGATCACATTATATCACAGTAGGTCACATCCGGTCACATTAGACCATATTAAGTCATTTTAGATCATATTTTATCACGTTAggtaacattaaataataataggtcatattagattagattagatcaCATTAGGTCCAATTTGATCACGTTAGATCAAAATGGATCACATTAGATCCCATTAGGTCAAATTAGGTCCAACTTGATCACATTATATCACATTAGGAAAATTTGATCACATTAGGTCACATTATAACACCTTCTGCCACTTTAGCTAAAGGAGTCACAGAACTCAGCACCGCTATTCATTACACAAAACCAGGCTTTAAAAGTCCTCTCGTTAAACATTGCTGTTGAGCCGAGAGACTATTTCTGGTTGCAGGGTATGAACACAGACTTGCTTTAGCAtgtctgcgcacacacacgctactgATCAGCACACGAGCTCATCAGATCAGTGATGAGCAGCTGACCTGAGGGGTGAGGGCAGAGCGCTTCAGTGGCTGTGCAGTATGTTTGGAGTCAGTGCGGGTCAGCGGATAGGCCGGACTGCGCTGAGTATTATGTGAGGTGAGTTTGAGgtcagggacggggggggagtggggggcaggcaggggggacggggggggggacgggggggggacgggggctTCCTCACTCATAGTGTTGATGAAGGCGGTGTAGAGCTCTTTGGtcagtagggggggggggggggcttgctcACTCATAGTGTTGATGAAGGCGGTGTAGAGCTCTTTGgtcagtaaggggggggggcttgctcACTCATAGTGTTGATGAAGGCGGTGTAGAGCTCTTTGgtcagtaaggggggggggcttgctcACTCATAGTGTTGATGAAGGCTGTGTAGAGCTCTTTGgtcagtaaggggggggggcttgctcACTCATAGTGTTGATGAAGGCGGTGTAGAGCTCTTTGGTCAGTAaggggggcaggcaggggggacgggggggggggcgggggggttccTCACTCATAGTGTTGATGAAGGCGGTGTAGAGCTCTTTGGTCAGTAAGGGGTCGGGCATGTCTCGCAGGAACTCCTTCAGCAGCGCGGCGACGTCGTGGACGCTGTGCTCCTCGTCCAATGGGACGTCCACGCCCCGGTCAAACTCCTCCCGCAGCTGTGTGGGTCACATGACACAACCGCAAGCTTTCACATCACCCccttaaagtttttttaaacaaccgATTGAGGGGAGACAAAGGTAACACTAAGCTAGCTCGGTTAGCGCTGGAAGTATTCATTCAGCTTACAAAAACGAGGCCTATGCTCAAGGTGCCTCAGTAAACCAAACCTCGCTAGTGCAGCAGTTCGCCCGTCTGCAACGGCCTGGCAGCCCcgggcccccccacccc includes:
- the LOC118214259 gene encoding rho GTPase-activating protein 6-like isoform X1; translated protein: MSAQGLLNSVFSCSSPSSKTISKRRLRQTRSLDPAIIRNYGTDAERKPEELDSFKSSYEGSRETGGGSSLQTSAESLVASKSDLRSKAPSSKQSIPSFSSPSTPLETSPSSNFQFDYDVKGVKRNTAWDLPFLARSPALAPTGSASTIFSPRKWLQKKLQQDSSYSYIVWKSEGDFTWNSMSGRSVRLKPVPIQSLSELERVRLQEVAFIRLQQDYDLGCQITIPKDGQKRKKSLRRKLDSLAKEKSKDKEFVPQAFGLPLWQVIANDRSHKQRGEAQRGEAQRGEAQRGEHRDPTDLVSSILQFAIKRPSKELSSSTSSLSSTSETPNESTSPNTPEPAPRARRRGGMSVDSITDLDDSQSRLLEALQLSLPAEAASKKEKHRDKKLSLNPIYRQVPRLVDSCCQHLEKYGLQTVGIFRVGSSKKRVRQLREEFDRGVDVPLDEEHSVHDVAALLKEFLRDMPDPLLTKELYTAFINTMMLDHEEQQASIQLLISLLPPSNSDTLHRLLEFLSTVAAHADDAHDRDGQEITGNKMTALNLATIFGPNLLHKQKSSDKEFSVQSSARAEESTAIIAVVQRMISTYEALFLVPPELQNEVLMSLLETDPDVVDYLLRRKASQWSSPDLMRPEAPFALGERHSSSDSNKASSGEVSPYDNNSPVLSDRLPQPHQGEGSPRVDRLFRVPEQYTLVGHVKGRTKDSPPAQWTGKDHADENTNIWGAWHATLKSGLKDQLHTGSHGNVSDCGSSSPLEGLPGHLGNGKQPVRRTQTSSGVAECRPHPPVSRASSSPQDEAGRQPLQLSLDELPSRSDGQSASSSSEDLPQRAGLSVAPPYKPKPAQRNDGRPPPPYPGPSRSALSAPPPPSAHPPSSPAPPSHRRPLQDRESLHAPASAVDGKGPGSPEWQDWQRERWQIWQLLSSENTDTLPETLV
- the LOC118214259 gene encoding rho GTPase-activating protein 6-like isoform X2 encodes the protein MSAQGLLNSVFSCSSPSSKTISKRRLRQTRSLDPAIIRNYGTDAERKPEELDSFKSSYEGSRETGGGSSLQTSAESLVASKSDLRSKAPSSKQSIPSFSSPSTPLETSPSSNFQFDYDVKGVKRNTAWDLPFLARSPALAPTGSASTIFSPRKWLQKKLQQDSSYSYIVWKSEGDFTWNSMSGRSVRLKPVPIQSLSELERVRLQEVAFIRLQQDYDLGCQITIPKDGQKRKKSLRRKLDSLAKEKSKDKEFVPQAFGLPLWQVIANDRSHKQRGEAQRGEAQRGEAQRGEHRDPTDLVSSILQFAIKRPSKELSSSTSSLSSTSETPNESTSPNTPEPAPRARRRGGMSVDSITDLDDSQSRLLEALQLSLPAEAASKKEKHRDKKLSLNPIYRQVPRLVDSCCQHLEKYGLQTVGIFRVGSSKKRVRQLREEFDRGVDVPLDEEHSVHDVAALLKEFLRDMPDPLLTKELYTAFINTMMLDHEEQQASIQLLISLLPPSNSDTLHRLLEFLSTVAAHADDAHDRDGQEITGNKMTALNLATIFGPNLLHKQKSSDKEFSVQSSARAEESTAIIAVVQRMISTYEALFLVPPELQNEVLMSLLETDPDVVDYLLRRKASQWSSPDLMRPEAPFALGERHSSSDSNKASSGEVSPYDNNSPVLSDRLPQPHQGEGSPRVDRLFRVPEQYTLVGHVKGRTKDSPPAQWTGKGSHGNVSDCGSSSPLEGLPGHLGNGKQPVRRTQTSSGVAECRPHPPVSRASSSPQDEAGRQPLQLSLDELPSRSDGQSASSSSEDLPQRAGLSVAPPYKPKPAQRNDGRPPPPYPGPSRSALSAPPPPSAHPPSSPAPPSHRRPLQDRESLHAPASAVDGKGPGSPEWQDWQRERWQIWQLLSSENTDTLPETLV
- the LOC118214259 gene encoding rho GTPase-activating protein 6-like isoform X3 codes for the protein MSTAACLGRRNASFRPGVEWWIRVGCQGDFTWNSMSGRSVRLKPVPIQSLSELERVRLQEVAFIRLQQDYDLGCQITIPKDGQKRKKSLRRKLDSLAKEKSKDKEFVPQAFGLPLWQVIANDRSHKQRGEAQRGEAQRGEAQRGEHRDPTDLVSSILQFAIKRPSKELSSSTSSLSSTSETPNESTSPNTPEPAPRARRRGGMSVDSITDLDDSQSRLLEALQLSLPAEAASKKEKHRDKKLSLNPIYRQVPRLVDSCCQHLEKYGLQTVGIFRVGSSKKRVRQLREEFDRGVDVPLDEEHSVHDVAALLKEFLRDMPDPLLTKELYTAFINTMMLDHEEQQASIQLLISLLPPSNSDTLHRLLEFLSTVAAHADDAHDRDGQEITGNKMTALNLATIFGPNLLHKQKSSDKEFSVQSSARAEESTAIIAVVQRMISTYEALFLVPPELQNEVLMSLLETDPDVVDYLLRRKASQWSSPDLMRPEAPFALGERHSSSDSNKASSGEVSPYDNNSPVLSDRLPQPHQGEGSPRVDRLFRVPEQYTLVGHVKGRTKDSPPAQWTGKDHADENTNIWGAWHATLKSGLKDQLHTGSHGNVSDCGSSSPLEGLPGHLGNGKQPVRRTQTSSGVAECRPHPPVSRASSSPQDEAGRQPLQLSLDELPSRSDGQSASSSSEDLPQRAGLSVAPPYKPKPAQRNDGRPPPPYPGPSRSALSAPPPPSAHPPSSPAPPSHRRPLQDRESLHAPASAVDGKGPGSPEWQDWQRERWQIWQLLSSENTDTLPETLV
- the LOC118214259 gene encoding rho GTPase-activating protein 6-like isoform X4, producing the protein MRILTFTMGDSVFFDRHISYLGDFTWNSMSGRSVRLKPVPIQSLSELERVRLQEVAFIRLQQDYDLGCQITIPKDGQKRKKSLRRKLDSLAKEKSKDKEFVPQAFGLPLWQVIANDRSHKQRGEAQRGEAQRGEAQRGEHRDPTDLVSSILQFAIKRPSKELSSSTSSLSSTSETPNESTSPNTPEPAPRARRRGGMSVDSITDLDDSQSRLLEALQLSLPAEAASKKEKHRDKKLSLNPIYRQVPRLVDSCCQHLEKYGLQTVGIFRVGSSKKRVRQLREEFDRGVDVPLDEEHSVHDVAALLKEFLRDMPDPLLTKELYTAFINTMMLDHEEQQASIQLLISLLPPSNSDTLHRLLEFLSTVAAHADDAHDRDGQEITGNKMTALNLATIFGPNLLHKQKSSDKEFSVQSSARAEESTAIIAVVQRMISTYEALFLVPPELQNEVLMSLLETDPDVVDYLLRRKASQWSSPDLMRPEAPFALGERHSSSDSNKASSGEVSPYDNNSPVLSDRLPQPHQGEGSPRVDRLFRVPEQYTLVGHVKGRTKDSPPAQWTGKDHADENTNIWGAWHATLKSGLKDQLHTGSHGNVSDCGSSSPLEGLPGHLGNGKQPVRRTQTSSGVAECRPHPPVSRASSSPQDEAGRQPLQLSLDELPSRSDGQSASSSSEDLPQRAGLSVAPPYKPKPAQRNDGRPPPPYPGPSRSALSAPPPPSAHPPSSPAPPSHRRPLQDRESLHAPASAVDGKGPGSPEWQDWQRERWQIWQLLSSENTDTLPETLV